The Branchiostoma lanceolatum isolate klBraLanc5 chromosome 5, klBraLanc5.hap2, whole genome shotgun sequence region TGCAGAAAGAACACTtgacttggtgagcagtggatcataagttgcagtgatgtcacagaagcagtggattgttcattccttgacaaaaactTGACTTGGACAGAAGCTCTGAAgtaggtgtctgacagacaccgatacgtcagcaggtgagattgctggttgtgataaaagaaactccaaatacatgtacccttGAATTGGGCAGTTGGAAAATTTGGTTACTCAGTCCATTTTTGGGTATAGGAAACTACAGTTCAAATTAGCTTCGGAATGATTTCAaccaacaaagatgaactttTAGGCTAACTAACTAACTTTTGCTGTAACGACTGATGAGCTGCCTTGTTGCAAGCAAGCTGAAGTGGAGTGTTGAtaaccccgaccaatcgatcgagttgaaactcagattcaaatcaacctgacaaattgcttcctagtttgctttaacgactaaatctggcagAACAAACTCACCactgagatgctggaaggtgtcagcttttaaaatatattttcagattgacaatctTGGCcctttggaagtgatagaaagtaTCTGCAATTCAACGtttaaaaaatagtttctactccTTTTCTTtcaacgttaaatcgcggatactttctatcacttccaaagtgccaaaattgtcaatctgaaaacatcttttaaaagctgacaccttccagcatatcactggcgagtttgttttgccagatttaaagcaaactaggaagcaatttgttgggtcatggctgattcgaatctgagtttcaaagcgatcaATTAGTCGGGTTGTTCATAGCTGTGATGTCATCTGGATTGAAACACACTTAGTCTATTTTCCTTAGCTATGTTACAACGTCCTTAGAGACGTTAGACATCACAGCTTTCGACTTGTCGTACACCCCCAGGAAAATGAACCCTCCCAGACTGATCCACAGGGTACGGGGGCCAACTCCTGCAAATAACCTGtggaaaagagagaaaaatgaTGAAGATTACTCCTGTATTTCCTTAGTTCTCTGAGACATTGTACAGTAAAGATCTACCAACTTAGTGCAAGGTACAGGTCCCATGGCCTCTTATttggccgtaggggcagtgggttgttattcaccgtgtctagggcacggtattggaagggggggggggcaagccctctccttccactgcctttaacCTCGAAAACCGaagccatttttacacctgggttgagtgaggaaaaGTGTTGTAAAGGACAGACAGCATCTAGTCAGGAATACAAGCAATCGATCTTGTGTCTGCTAGCAAATAGCCACTTGACCATTTGCTGCCACATGAGAGTTAGTGGTCAATGCAAAAACAGATATAGCGGGCTGAGTCTAGAAGTTTAAGTTTTAGAGGTAACTAAGTTGCCTCTGGACAAGGAAGTAAAGAGTCTGAACTCTCAATACTGGCCATTGTCACTCACTCGACTTGAAGGACACTGAAAAGAGATTACAATCCTTCAGAGGGCACATTTAGCATGTTATAGAACCAACCACATTTATGAATGAAACTGggacattctgctgcagtactgtaactaGCCACAAGAATGTCCACAACTGACGGTGTCCTTTGTTTGCTGCACCCCTatccacacaccaaatatcatatgGAACAATCCACAACTTTTTGAGTAACAACCACAAACGCTGGGCCCACCCACTTACAAACAGCAATGAAAACGTATCAACCTCATTGGCAAAGTGATGCTGTTTTTGCATTTTactcatctatatatatatatggtggcTATATCTTATAAGGTGGTTTGATGGTagtacaatacaaacaaagataCACTTACCCCCTCATACCATCTGTCCTCCATATTGTTTGCAACACAGAGGGAATGCTTCCTCTTGCAGTTTCTGTCCCAACCTGAGAAAAAGATCAAAGAAGGAAACTGTTCACGGAGTGCAAGATATTTTCTGTCATGACTATATTGCATTTATTTTACTACAAAAAAAAGCACTCTCAAAACTTCTACTACTGGTGTGCAGGAAAGTAAACCTTAAGGCAGTCAAATGTAACTCGCAAGCTGGGCATACATAGACATTTTATCTTggaaatacttatgacatttgaGGAACAACTTATTTTTCTGAGAGAGACCTGAAGTTTTGTGTACATTCATCTCATAAAGTAGGAGTAAGCTTTCACTTCTTTCACAAGAAACATTCCTACCTTAGCCAGCATGATTCTGGTTTTTGCTAAATCCAGTGGTGTAGTTACTGCAGCTGAAAATCCCCCTGGGAGTAAGACGAAGGAGAAGAAGAGATAAGGAAGATTAAATTACAGTCATGTGTTGGCtgcatatatcatatcatcagGTTCTAAATCTGAATTGGTCAACTGACTTGAGGATCTGTATCAGTATCATtctatacagccggtataaccatcatgcagcataacacaccagcttcgcaggcacgggGAGCGGCAACAGCTGattatattacaccgaatggCCTGTTACATCTAGTCCTTGCACAGCTAcatgcaaccgttctttaagaGGATCTAATGATGATTTAAGTCTCGATCATCTTTATTTGCTGAAACCTTGCCTAAaagtgtatactgtaaatgataactggatttggggttcaAAGATCAAAAAGGCCAATTTTGTTGCCCACTACTCACCCACTACTGGTATATGGTTTCCACTACACTTAAAGGGAAGctaaacttgaaattgaaaagtctactatactttgctaattacagtcaaacctgtattagcggtcacctttgcatagcggccacctgcccatagtggtcactttttgtcggtcccttggatttttcccattgacataagcattaagaattaggctatagcggtcacctgtccaacgcggtcgcggccactcgattttcggtcccgcgggtctggaaacactgccgataacggtcacggcgcatggtcgccgcaagattcgggagccttctttcaaatccccgcagaaaaaaaatgtcattatagctgcagtgttacccatgaaaatgttttattttgctcctggtgctggttttgaatttccaaaaccgccaAGGCGCCAGAAATTTGAGACAAACAGAGCCTCTTGGtgcgcggtcctagcgggacgttttgtttacttgggttacttcactagtagtaccatgggggagcagtttgttaaaacAAAGACAGatgccttttatcctctaaaaaaaggttataaagtcatccattctttgtatattctgttctcttcttcaaagaacttctttgacgaaataagtttacattttgtactatttcatgtagagtaaaatcataactcacacattgcagctgcacccacattacagtagactatcccaatgaccctatgacctctcatcttgcagctgttgttttttctcccggcaaggaatccgacccaaacaggctgattttaccgtgaaattccgcaattatttgctgataaatgatgtcgccgcgcaattgaaaatgacacggttgtctttggcaacattttggtcgcatgtgctccggattgggggcggatcgatggatcgacttggactaaatatgcttgtggaaaaatccggacctaccgaaagcagtcatcttgagccgatggtcgtcttgtggaagtggtcggtagaccaagtttgactgtacatgtttgtgaataaatgtttctcagtgggtacagaaaacatgtgccacttattaCTCGTGgtcaatcaaccgtttctatagagcggccacctgtccatagcggtcgattttggccagtcccttgagtgaccgctataggcaggtttgactgtatacccAAAAGTCAACTCCTCACTTGTTGACTTACACCATACAAtgtagttcagggctctcccctCATATTGTAACTTGGGCCATTCTGAtggctactcgcctgatgattgaattaatcaattagaaggtcacaatatgtgacgtcaggtctcgGCATTTCCTATTCAGTATAAACAGGGCTTTTTGATCTGGCTTTCCTGCGGATGGATTTAGAGGAATTTTCTGACGAATTCGAGGGAATCAAGCTCTGAATTCGTAAAATTCCTTCAAATCCATTCTCATGGAAGCCAGATCCAAAATTCTTGTTCATACTGAATGGGAAATGCCGACCTGATGTCACACATTGTGACCTTAcatttgattaattcaatcatcaggcgagcAGCTGTCAGAACGGCCCAGGTTAAAAATGACGAAAGAGCCTTGAACTATGGCGGACTTATGTAAATcaagtgaggacttgactttcgggtatatttagcaaagtatagtgGACTTTTGAATTTTAAGTTTACCTTCCTTTAAACATATCATGAGATAGGAACTGTTGTCACCTGATATTGCACCGCATACTGCACCCTGCCAGGGATCCACCAGTTTGCCTTGTCTTCTGGACCACGATTTCTTAAGAACgtagaaaatgttttaaacTCAGTGAAATCATAGGGACATTGGCAGCAGTTTTAGTAAAACAGCTAAATGTACATTCAAGTGAAACTGCAACCTTATtctaagtttgaaacaaaaacacattacaGACTACAGATCTTTAAGAACCCATGACACAGCAAAGAAGACATGGCGGGAGACTCGCTACCCTGAAGCTCACTCATCAAGGACATCTGATTGGTAGATATCTGTCCACCCTCTTCAGTGATTGGTCAGAGTCTGGAACGGGTGTCACGTTGCGATCTCTAGCTTCTCAGGGTTCTAAATGTGACAAGCCTGCTACATAAACAATGTCTGATACCACTTATgatttttacatattttgtagactatttctttaaaaaaaggggTATACCGGGTGACCTATAcgggtacatgtacctatacgAGTACGGGTATGGGTACTGGTTTTTCTCCTTACCCAAGCATTTGAAGTATGGATGACAACTCATGCTACTCAGTAGTGGAGTAACAAACACTTACTTTCAGAAACTCCCAGATTGGAAACTGCACAAATGAAAATGGAATCTGGAAGGGATAAAATGTAGGGTTCACAACCATTCAATGCCGTGATATATTACAGACAAATTAGTCAACATATACATGGTCCTTGTCAGAATAATTATTTGTGTTTAACGATGACATTCTTGCTGCTTATTGTGTTTCAATTATTACTCTAACTAAGATATAGACAGGAGACAAtttctaatatatatatacctctCTGATAACTGTGCTGAGATAACCTCTGTAAAGTCCTCTGAATCCCtgcaataaaaaataaaaaagaaacaagaaaataaatgttaacAGAAAAAGAAGACCAAGCTCCTAATATCTCCCTATCTCTAAAGCTCTTTCTTATGTTATTTGATCTCTTGAATTGCTCCTCCTTTCCCCCTTTATCTACAACAGCCATTACCATACCTCTAGCCTAGTGCTACATTATCTAGACCCTGGACCTGAACTGGACTGGACcttaacgtttaggttcaagtccaaaactCTCGCTTATATTCTCCTTTATCTTCTGAATCATCTTAAACCtcccttagatcgtgaaatttgcactggaaaaatatgaaaaaaatttgctgtttttgtatttactactgactgtatataactgcatgtaaaatttatgcacttttacatgtaacaggaacaAAATTAgtttagcacacatatgccatgagttcaggtctggacttataAGTCTGGAActggacctgaacctctggacctgaatccggacctaaacctgaacacgggtttagctttaggtatgcagcactacttTAGCCTGACTGAAACATGCTTCTCGCAAACCTCCCACCAGTCAAGCCTCTATGGGAGGGGCTCAATACAGCTCTGGACAGTACGAGTTTCTGTCACACAGACTCAACCCATACACCAATTTTATTACAGGAGACAAAATGGCATGTTGGTGCAGAACTGTGCCCAGGGTTTAAtcacttagcctctaccaggctccgctgatcgctgggaaaacagtAGAAGTCGGcgaaatagagtgaatagtatgccaagggtagtccgctattgcctattgaacttccctgattgactacccttggcatactattcactcttagactatttggccgatttctactgttttctcagcgatctgcggagcctggtagaggctattaatCATTCAGAATagaacaaaaaaagacatgatAGCTGAGACCTTTATCCGGAAGCACACTTGGCATTGTTGTCAGCAAACGCTTGTGTCTGAGAACTCAATCCATGTCAGATCAGCCTCAGCAAAACAGactaacaaagaaaaaactggTGTTACCTCCTGTGTGACTGTTCTCCTCAGCACACTGTAGCTGGATTGTCCGGGGTTGGCCTGAGCTCTCTGTTTCACCACCTCTACTGGTACTCTCACTATACAGGCTGCCTGTAGCAAACATGGAGGCAAACGACAATAACAACATACAACTTGTTAAACAACTTGTAAATAAGAATGTCAATCTTTCAGCTGAACTGTGCAATCTAAGGTATTGTCTTCTTAATAAAATATAGAGATCTAACTTCTAAGAACTGTAGTCTTTTAAGACCCCTGGAAAGAGTAGGGTCCATCCTAGTATGAGTGGATCAACCTACGTGTACATGAATCAATCTGATCTTGTGAAGCTTGTATTTTacatacaaaactggtgtgttacaccttttAATTAGGCAGTTTACTGATTATGGGAACAAACAAACTTGTAGAATGCTTTGGTTTAAAACAACATTGTGATACTTGAAACCACAGCTAGATATAGTAACAGCTTTTGACAAAGCTGCATGGAATATCCTAAATCTGAGAATTAAGATGCCAAGTcagtgacgaaagacagtggatactgtctgaaacgtctgactgtttcaaaatcatatccagttgcttgagtaattatgtttggcgtatcttattaccaggatgtctaactttcatcaacgtaagatGCCAATACCTGTCCGCAGAATAAGGCAGGTATCATAGGTAAGACTTTTACAATGCTGTACTCACAACTTCTCCTGCAGAAGCTCCGATCATGTGACTGACAGGTGCAAGGGATTCTGGGAGGAGGGACCCCGTCAGGCTTTTCACAAACTCGTAGGTGACAAAAAAGACAGCAGCTGGGGACAGAAACAAAACTTTTATTCAAGAGGAAGAAAAACTTATCTATGTTGCAACACTCTTATCAACATGATTCATGTTTCTGGAAAGGAACGATCTAAATAATTGCAAACTTCTCTCTGCCTATTTTCACAAGGATTAACAAAGTTCTTAAGCTATTAACACTTTCTCTCCACACTTTAAAGTCAGAAAAGCCTCTATCATAATGTTAAAGGTGCACTAAGaaatttcagggggtaaaactggaagtaTTCTGGAAAAGGACATTTATATGAAATTCCcaatattagcacatttgcatcattattttatACATTGGGTGTTTGAACACAGAGACAAGctgcaaaaggagtattttatttattggtaccacccaataatcagcccatgattcagccgtaaccgttttctgtcaacAATTTTGGTTACTTCCGGCCGCAAGACGTCACAGTGtccgagcacattgagccatgaccatgtgattaattctccggaagcgttcgggcCTTATCGGTCAGAATTGCGTATGTTCAGAAGGTTTGAAataatggctggcctccaagtgctcagatttgcAATGAGTTCccatcacacaacgacattgtatctttcctccatgatggtcgatatgcaatgcaggcctcgaaattcatttttgggaataggtgcactggtgcacccaacctaaaaaattaggtgcacagaaaatgatttgggtgcaccacataaaataaagttgaatgataCCAAAACATAAGCTTGACGCCAcagcctctcttaagaacttcaatctgtgattCTACACAGAATACATCAAATGAATTACAAAGATTATATTGCTTttactgatacttacatttcaagaatattctgtatgctagtgtacaagagaacctttaccctaaAGAGTACAAAAGTATCttaaggtgcactggtgcacccacagtcaaaaattaggttgcacagctccaattttgggtgcacacaggtgcacatgcacccactatttcgagccctgcaatgGTACAgtgttatttaaacttactatggatagaaatcgcgaaaaaaataaaatttgaaaatacaacTTTCAATACCCTAATATTGCTGACtataggttgcctttaagacccTACACCACCAAGCCATTAGCCTGGTCTTCAAGCTTTTTATAGCTCTCCAGTCTCTTCTAAGCGgactcaggagctataataggtttggataccaggctaccagaCCACATTCGACTGATAAGGATGAGCACCCCCTACCTCCTGGAGCCGAACCAACGGCTGCGGACCCCAGGCCAGAGTAGATCCCCCTGAAGCCTCCTGACCTCCAGAA contains the following coding sequences:
- the LOC136435709 gene encoding mitochondrial S-adenosylmethionine carrier protein-like, which codes for MAAVEDNEMSVIADDMEPSFAKCLVAGGMAGTAVDVTLFPLDTLKTRLQSEAGFWRSGGFRGIYSGLGSAAVGSAPGAAVFFVTYEFVKSLTGSLLPESLAPVSHMIGASAGEVAACIVRVPVEVVKQRAQANPGQSSYSVLRRTVTQEGFRGLYRGYLSTVIREIPFSFVQFPIWEFLKKSWSRRQGKLVDPWQGAVCGAISGGFSAAVTTPLDLAKTRIMLAKVGTETARGSIPSVLQTIWRTDGMRGLFAGVGPRTLWISLGGFIFLGVYDKSKAVMSNVSKDVVT